A single genomic interval of Nonomuraea rubra harbors:
- a CDS encoding bacilysin biosynthesis protein BacA has product MHSLNTTARTPITHVHTLGPSGTNLEAAAHAWLTPQGGGEVVLHASLESAIPLIPRTGTHALLACAVYPDLHTLVFSNLAALNMIDSFLMPTHNMVLASSGTTTPKIVATHQAPSSLVPDETDKRIVLSNAQAAIDCADGLADGCITTIVAARQRNLKIIHDFGPVPMIFTVHQVMPDGQGGRG; this is encoded by the coding sequence ATGCATTCCCTGAACACGACGGCTCGGACGCCGATCACCCACGTGCACACCCTCGGTCCGAGCGGGACCAACCTGGAGGCGGCCGCGCACGCATGGCTGACCCCCCAAGGGGGCGGCGAGGTGGTGCTGCACGCGAGCCTGGAGAGCGCGATCCCGCTGATCCCGCGAACCGGCACGCACGCGCTGCTGGCCTGCGCGGTCTACCCGGACCTGCACACCCTGGTCTTCTCCAACCTCGCCGCCCTGAACATGATCGACAGCTTTCTGATGCCGACGCACAACATGGTGCTGGCCAGCAGCGGGACCACGACTCCGAAGATCGTGGCCACCCACCAGGCTCCGTCCAGCCTCGTGCCCGACGAGACCGACAAACGCATCGTGCTGAGCAACGCCCAGGCCGCGATCGACTGCGCCGACGGCCTGGCCGACGGCTGCATCACCACGATCGTCGCGGCCAGGCAGCGGAACCTGAAGATCATCCATGACTTCGGGCCGGTACCGATGATCTTCACGGTGCACCAGGTGATGCCGGACGGCCAGGGAGGACGGGGATGA
- a CDS encoding tryptophan halogenase family protein yields MMTSPSLEALAAGLPSEEAAAVRAWLGHGDALTPRPLAVGAEHLATGISRPRPGDDAAVRRVGVIGGGTAGYLTALALKAKRPWLEVTLVESPVVPIIGVGESTTPLMVTFLHHYLGVDPMDLYREVRPTWKLGIKFDWGPDPDGFAAPFDWDTNSVGIRGSLAAQGDINAATVQSLMMTAGRTPVFDVGGRIVSLMNHLAFSYHLDNGRFVAFLTKLAAERGVRHLAAQVADVELDERGWVSRLRTGDGQELDFDLYVDCSGFRSLLLGKALETPFHSYGSSLYTDSAVTGNVEHGGRLKPYTTARTMNAGWCWAIPTRESDHLGYVYASSALSDDDAANELAKRFPGVTEPKFVRFRSGRHAEAWRGNVMGIGNSYAFVEPLESSGLLMITWGIIALVNLMPSSWSEPCPRDLVNQALADRWDAIRWFLAIHYKFNTRLDTPFWKEVRAGADVTGMQPLLDLYASGAPLRLRDPLARGFADATSPTFYGLAGVDTILLGQKVPARLLPPAEPMARWHARKAAADVLVKHALPQHLALRAYDSEPRLHEELLRQHDSWARASVAGAVF; encoded by the coding sequence ACGACGCCGCCGTGCGCCGGGTGGGCGTGATCGGCGGCGGGACCGCCGGCTACCTGACCGCGCTCGCGTTGAAGGCCAAGCGGCCGTGGCTGGAGGTCACGCTGGTCGAGTCGCCGGTGGTGCCCATCATCGGCGTCGGCGAGTCGACCACGCCGCTGATGGTCACCTTTCTCCACCACTACCTGGGCGTCGACCCCATGGACCTGTACCGGGAGGTCCGGCCGACGTGGAAGCTGGGCATCAAGTTCGACTGGGGGCCCGACCCCGACGGGTTCGCCGCGCCGTTCGACTGGGACACCAACTCCGTCGGCATTCGCGGCTCGCTGGCCGCCCAGGGCGACATCAACGCCGCGACGGTGCAGTCGCTGATGATGACGGCGGGCCGTACGCCCGTCTTCGACGTCGGCGGGCGGATCGTGTCGCTGATGAACCACCTGGCCTTCTCCTACCACCTCGACAACGGGCGCTTCGTGGCCTTCCTCACCAAGCTCGCGGCCGAGCGCGGGGTGCGGCACCTCGCCGCGCAGGTCGCCGACGTCGAGCTGGACGAGCGCGGGTGGGTCTCCAGGCTGCGCACCGGCGATGGGCAGGAGCTCGACTTCGACCTCTACGTTGACTGCAGCGGCTTCCGCTCGCTGCTGCTCGGCAAGGCGCTGGAGACGCCGTTCCACAGCTACGGCAGCAGCCTCTACACCGATTCGGCCGTGACGGGCAACGTCGAGCACGGCGGGCGGCTGAAGCCGTACACGACGGCGCGGACCATGAACGCGGGCTGGTGCTGGGCCATCCCCACGCGGGAGAGCGACCACCTCGGCTACGTCTACGCCTCCTCCGCGCTGTCCGACGACGACGCGGCGAACGAGCTGGCCAAACGTTTCCCCGGCGTGACGGAGCCGAAGTTCGTACGCTTCCGCTCGGGCAGGCACGCCGAGGCCTGGCGCGGCAACGTCATGGGCATCGGCAACTCCTACGCCTTCGTCGAGCCGCTGGAGTCCAGCGGCCTGCTCATGATCACGTGGGGCATCATCGCGCTGGTCAACCTGATGCCCTCGTCCTGGTCCGAGCCGTGCCCCCGCGACCTGGTCAACCAGGCGCTGGCGGACCGGTGGGACGCCATCCGCTGGTTCCTGGCGATCCACTACAAGTTCAACACCCGCCTGGACACGCCCTTCTGGAAGGAGGTGCGGGCCGGCGCCGACGTCACGGGCATGCAGCCCCTGCTCGACCTGTACGCCTCCGGCGCGCCCCTGCGGCTGCGCGACCCGCTCGCGCGCGGGTTCGCCGACGCGACCTCGCCCACCTTCTACGGCCTGGCGGGGGTGGACACGATCCTGCTCGGCCAGAAGGTGCCCGCCAGGCTGCTGCCGCCGGCCGAGCCGATGGCCCGCTGGCACGCGCGCAAGGCGGCGGCCGACGTCCTGGTCAAGCACGCCTTGCCGCAGCACCTGGCGTTGCGCGCGTACGACAGCGAGCCCCGGCTGCACGAGGAGCTGCTGCGGCAGCACGACAGCTGGGCGAGGGCGTCCGTCGCGGGTGCCGTGTTCTGA
- a CDS encoding DUF6421 family protein yields MRPDDVAELNGVLGRRVIPLVDAFRDRQELDGSLTGPDEDDTRLLTRIRDEATAVYLDLGLPHQAEALALDVAGWLEAGLSEPPDFARSRDALRSPAEGELALFLAPVQTTNSTPPVGRRMECFLARRREPVTFHDLGEKFPHPKNNCQSMVLHAASKGVREGNCLVFFPENVAARDRVTAQAYAMFFFSKFRKIHETYAIPAAVSVLGCRPGDLRSYGLDPDECYEARATWGYLHDYFHYQGRWPFDQNISLKMNWFVGLLEETKVDAKTILQCAGGGVPHAEQQIDMILLERIFRYPLADDATRNFDSGTGVFLYSWLREHGAIGTAGDHRTFSHAAIIQAVQKYVDVMEDLERRVNSPDEYKAEAKALVRQFLAEDPEGGDRFVFSAEQRVLLRSRAEIDRVPPLTFVPGEL; encoded by the coding sequence ATGAGACCGGATGACGTAGCGGAGCTGAACGGCGTGCTCGGCCGGCGGGTGATCCCGCTGGTGGACGCCTTCCGCGACCGCCAGGAGCTCGACGGAAGCCTCACCGGGCCGGACGAGGACGACACGCGCCTGCTGACCCGGATCAGGGACGAGGCGACCGCCGTCTACCTGGACCTCGGCCTGCCGCATCAGGCCGAGGCGCTGGCGCTGGACGTCGCCGGCTGGCTCGAGGCGGGGCTGTCGGAGCCGCCGGACTTCGCCCGCTCGCGCGACGCGCTGCGCTCCCCGGCGGAAGGCGAGCTCGCGCTCTTCCTCGCCCCCGTGCAGACGACGAACTCCACGCCGCCGGTCGGCCGCCGGATGGAGTGTTTCCTCGCCCGCCGGCGCGAACCCGTGACCTTCCACGACCTGGGCGAGAAGTTCCCGCATCCGAAGAACAACTGCCAGTCCATGGTGCTCCACGCGGCGAGCAAGGGCGTTCGCGAGGGCAACTGCCTGGTCTTCTTCCCGGAGAACGTCGCGGCCCGCGACCGGGTGACCGCGCAGGCGTACGCGATGTTCTTCTTCAGCAAGTTCCGGAAGATCCACGAGACGTACGCGATTCCCGCCGCCGTCTCCGTGCTCGGCTGCCGGCCCGGCGACCTGAGATCGTACGGGCTGGACCCGGACGAGTGCTACGAGGCCCGCGCCACGTGGGGCTACCTGCACGACTACTTCCACTACCAGGGCCGCTGGCCGTTCGACCAGAACATCTCGCTGAAGATGAACTGGTTCGTCGGCCTGCTCGAAGAGACCAAGGTCGACGCGAAGACCATCCTGCAGTGCGCGGGAGGCGGAGTCCCGCACGCCGAGCAGCAGATCGACATGATCCTGCTGGAGCGGATCTTCCGCTATCCCCTCGCGGACGACGCCACGCGCAACTTCGACTCGGGCACCGGCGTCTTCCTCTACTCGTGGCTGCGCGAGCACGGCGCGATCGGCACCGCCGGCGACCACCGCACGTTCTCCCACGCGGCGATCATCCAGGCGGTCCAGAAGTACGTGGACGTCATGGAGGACCTGGAACGCAGGGTGAACTCACCGGACGAGTACAAGGCCGAGGCGAAGGCGCTGGTACGGCAGTTCCTCGCCGAGGACCCGGAGGGCGGGGACCGCTTCGTGTTCTCGGCGGAGCAGCGGGTGCTGCTGCGGTCGCGGGCCGAGATCGACCGCGTTCCGCCCCTGACCTTCGTTCCAGGCGAGCTGTGA